Below is a window of Impatiens glandulifera chromosome 2, dImpGla2.1, whole genome shotgun sequence DNA.
CTGTCAATGGCGGGCGCTAATATCAAATGCATAACCCTTAAGCCTCCCGGTTTCGATCTCCCTATCGAAGAACTCAAATCCAAGATATCGAAGAACACAAAAGCCATTCTTCTCAACACTCCACATAACCCAACGGGTAAGATGTTCACAAAGGAAGAACTCGAAACGATCGCATCTCTTTCGATCGAAAATGACGTGTTGGTCTTCTCCGACGAAGTCTACGACAAGCTGTCTTTCGAGATGGACCACATTTCCATCGCTTCTCTTCCAGGAATGTACGAGCGAACTGTTACGCTTAATTCCTTGGGAAAGACCTTTTCACTTACCGGATGGAAGATAGGTTGGGCAATTGCGCCTCCCCATCTGACATGGGGAGTTCGTCAGGCTCACTCGTATCTCACGTTTGCGACTAGTACTCCTATGCAGCACGCCGCAGCCGTGGCTCTAAGAGCGCCGGAATCTTACTACGAGGAGCTAAAGAGGGATTACTTGGCTAAGAAGGAAATCTTGGTGGAAGGTTTGAATGCTGTTGGATTTAAAGTGTACCCGTCTAGTGGAACCTATTTCGTGGTTGTGGATCATACTCCTTTCGGGTTGGAAAACGACGTCGCGTTTTGCGAGTACCTGATAGAGGAAGTAGGTGTGGTTGCAATTCCGACAAGTGTGTTTTACCTGAATCCGGAAGAAGGGAAGAATTTGGTCAGGTTTACGTTTTGTAAGGACGAGGGGACTCTCAGAAGCGCGGTtgaaagaatgaaagaaaaattatcgACGAAACCATAATCGCTATGATCGAATAAACAAGTCAAATTGAGAAGTAGTAGTGTTTTTCTTCGCAGACTAACTGCATAAAATTTCCATCTTTGAGTTTCATTGTTATTCAACTTGGTCTGTAGTTATTACTATTTTATTGGCACTGTTTCCATCCTTTAAAACAAGTACTATTTAAGCTAGATGAAGTTGATTAAGCTCtatttatccaaataaataaaaattgcaaACTAACCTGTAATTATTTTGTGTGGTTaagaaatattttcttttcttttttaccataacttcatttttattttaatgctTTGAGCAACCTATGGTCCTACACctcttttaagtattttaaatttgtaaatttaatttataaatttaaaatatttaaaattttaaaatggttaattGTGTTTGAGTTATGTATTTAACccggtattttttttttttgcggGCTATATGTTTAACCCGTTATCTCAATTTTACCATATCAAGATAGTCCAGTAGTAAGAGTCGGGATAAGAGATCAAAATGTTACgagtttaattttatctaaaaacattttgagtttaagtggATGGTGATAACTGTATAGTGTCATTTTAATTCtcttttctttctaaaaaaatataattataaatataatctcaaaaattaaacattaacaaACAGTCCATCCCAGATTTGGACTCTATATTCAAGGGATTTtagtttttaactttataagattattttctCTATTGCATTTCTATTAAGTTATCATAGTTTATTGCAACCATAACCCGTTAAGCAGTACTAATAAATGG
It encodes the following:
- the LOC124925872 gene encoding probable N-succinyldiaminopimelate aminotransferase DapC → MSMLIAGQCIWTPAQEMLMPSSTAIRLSLFRSSSLNTIFSNHHLSKFPLCRTIPTYPSVFAAMSTVPTTHEEPVKLESARPVQVAKRLEKFKTTIFTQMSSLAIKHGAINLGQGFPNFDGPDFIKEAAIEAIKSGKNQYARGYGVPDLNSAISERFEKDSGLKVDPEKEVTVTSGCTEAIAATILGLINPGDEVILFAPFYDSYEATLSMAGANIKCITLKPPGFDLPIEELKSKISKNTKAILLNTPHNPTGKMFTKEELETIASLSIENDVLVFSDEVYDKLSFEMDHISIASLPGMYERTVTLNSLGKTFSLTGWKIGWAIAPPHLTWGVRQAHSYLTFATSTPMQHAAAVALRAPESYYEELKRDYLAKKEILVEGLNAVGFKVYPSSGTYFVVVDHTPFGLENDVAFCEYLIEEVGVVAIPTSVFYLNPEEGKNLVRFTFCKDEGTLRSAVERMKEKLSTKP